The genomic region TGGTACGAATTATCGAATCTTGGCTTGTAAGATTCCAGAAATTTACTCCTGGATAAAGAGGCATTACCAGAAACGGTTAAACTTACTTCTCCAAATTTCTTAGAATACGACAATGCCCCTTCGATACCATATTGTGCATCGCTATTTACGTTCTCATCTGGTAGGCCATAGCCAAGTTCGTTAGGAATAAGAATATCGTATTTTCTACCTCTTAAACCGGTTCTTTTACGGTAGAAGTAATCAAAAGATCCAGACAATTTATTGTTGAAAAGATAAAAGTCAGCTCCAATATCTGTAATTCTACTTTTAAACCAGGTTAGGTTGGTAATAGGCTGTCCTTTATCACGACTAGCGATAACCGCTTCCCCGTCTAAAATGGCCACGCCCTGATTATAATTATACCCAGTGAGATAGTCAAAAGCTCCAATATCAATATTATCATCCCCAAGCTCCCCATAGGAGGCCCTAAACTTTAGGTTATCCAGGACGCTGTTATTACCCATCAGATTTTGGAAGAACGTTTCTTCTGTAATTCGCCAACCTCCTGAAATTGAAGGAAAATAGCCTACCCGCTTATTGGGCGCAAATTTCCAGGAAGCATCTCTACGACCCGAAATATCAAGATAATATTTGTCTTTATAGTTGTAGCTCACTTTGACGATATAACCAATCCTGGCTTCTTCATTTTCTGAATCATCATATTGATCCATATCAGAAAAATAAATCAAAGGAAGAGTATTCGTACTTGGTACTGAGTGTACATACTGTCTTAAAAATCGGTTTTCTAATCGCTCTGCTATAAAAACGGCATCTACGGCATGATCTCCAAAATCCTTTTTATACTGTAATTGTCCCTGATAGGTTTTTCTAAAAACTTTCTCTGCCGTACGTTCTCTAAACGGGTTGGTACTGCCTCCGGTAACCTCGTAAGTATCATCATCTGGATTATAAGTATAGGCTTCGTAGGTATATTCGTGACCATTTTGAAAACGATCTGCGATATAATACGAATACATGCCTTTAAGCTTTAATCCATCTATAAATGGCATATCGTACTCCCCAGTAAAATTAGTTTGTAAAACCCTCCAGGTATCACGATAATATCCACCGGTCTTAAAATTATGAAGCCCCCAGTTGGTTTCGTTATGCCCAATATCATTTAGATATTCTGGATTATCATTGGCATAAGGACGTTCAAAAGGACGGTTCCTTAAAATGGCAAATCTTGGTAACCAGTAATCATCATATCCCGGGATTCCTGGATTTTCTTTCTTCTCTATCCTACCATTGATCTGAACACCTACTTTTAGACGGTCTGTAATATTTGCATCAACATTACTTTGAATATTATCTCGCATAAAGGTAAATTCGTCACCTAAAACAGACTCCTGATCCAAATGCGTTAAAGAGAGGTAATAATTAATATTTTCTGATCCTCCGCTTGCGCTAACATTAATGTTTTGCATAGGCGCATTCTTCTTAATAATAAAATCCTTCCAGTTAAAAGACTGATAGCCTCGTTCTTCACCAATTCTGTATCGTTCTAATTCTTCAGCAGTAATATCTGTAGATCCAAACTGATTAATTTCAGCTGCGGCTCTACCTAACATCCACTGGTAGGAATCATTTACACTTTCGGGAAACCGAGACCAGTTTTGCCAGCCTACGTACGCATTTATATTTACGGCACTCCGCGTTCCTCTTTTTACTTTTTGGTGGTAACCACCACCACTCCGTTTGCCGCCCTAACCCCATAAATAGCGGCCGAGGCATCTTTTAGCACCGTAATACTCGCGATATCATTAGGTGAAAGATTATTAAATTGACCGGCATCCTGTTGCACTCCGTCTATTACATATAATGGATCTCCCATATTACGAATTTGGATGGATGCACTTGCACCGGGACGTCCATCATTCATTCTAAAGCTTACTCCGGGAATTTTACCGGCAAGACCAGAAGAAACGGTCGCTCCTCCATGAACTTTTTCTATATCCTCACTGGTAATGTTTGAAATTGCACCGGTAATCGATTTTTTATCCTGAGAAGTATATCCGGTTATAAGTACTTCGTCCAGCCCCGCAACATCTTCTTCTAACTGGATATTTATTTCGGTACGTCCATCCACCTTAAGCGTTTTTGTCTTATATCCCAGATAACTAAATATAAGGGTGGCATCTGGAGCAACCTCTATACTGTAGTTTCCATCAAAATCGGTTGTGGTTCCTTTATTAGTCCCCTGAACAAGAACATTAATAAAAGGTAATGCTTCCTGCAATTCTCCGGCTGAGGTTATATTTCCTGTAACGGTAATTGTCTCTTGCGCAAAACCTTTTTGAACTACGCCAAACCACAACAGAAAAAATAGCAAAACAGGCTTTTTAAGTGTTTGTAAATTTTTTTTCATCGAATTTTCATTTTAAAAATGATTAAATAGTAGGTAAATAGATCTCTACAAATAGAAATCATGCGAAAACGATTTAGTTTTTTAATTCATTAATAATTATATATTCATATTTAGTATTTAATAAATAATAGAAGTGATTATTGAGATATTCAAAGTAGATTCTTTTTAAATAATTTTTATATGATATTTTGTTTCATTCTTTCATCCAAATTGTTCAAATTTTAAGATTTCCTTATAATTTCACCGAATTTGACACGATATGAAGTGATTTGAAACGAATAGTTGAATGATAATTCTTAATTTTCTCTAAAATTGAATGGGTTTGATGAAGAAAGTTTTATATGGAATAATTTGCAGCCTGTTTTTGACCAATTTGGCCACCACGCAGGAACTTTATTTTAAACACTACCAGGTTGAAAATGGATTAAGCCATAATTCTGTGATCACTATGTTACAGGATAAAAGAGGATTCTTATGGTTTGGTACAAAAGACGGCCTAAATCGCTTTGATGGTTATAACTTTAAATTGTTTCATCATAATAGCAAAGACGATAGAAGTATTGGCAGTAATTATATTCGTTGTCTTTATGAAGGAAAAAATTATTTATGGGTAGGTACCGACAATGGTCTTTTTAGATACGATAACCAAAAAGAAAGTTTTTGTGCCTTGTCCCCTGCTATTACCAAACCCATATTGGACATTGAGGCTGATAAAAACAACAATTTATGGTTTATCGCAGGAGGTACTTTATACTTTAAGCAGCAAGTGACCTTATCCAGCCTTAATCTTAAATCTTATGATGATTTCTATGCCATTTTGCTATCAAAAGATAGCAACCAAAATATTTGGGCGGCTTCAGGCGAAAATGTCTATCAATACTCCGAAGAAAGCAAAAATTTTAAACCAATAACTTTAGGTTTTGGCTCTATAGCGGACGATCTTCCTGTAATCATCACGGCTTTAAAAGGGATAAGTAAATCACATATGATTATTGG from Zunongwangia profunda SM-A87 harbors:
- a CDS encoding TonB-dependent receptor plug domain-containing protein — translated: MKKNLQTLKKPVLLFFLLWFGVVQKGFAQETITVTGNITSAGELQEALPFINVLVQGTNKGTTTDFDGNYSIEVAPDATLIFSYLGYKTKTLKVDGRTEINIQLEEDVAGLDEVLITGYTSQDKKSITGAISNITSEDIEKVHGGATVSSGLAGKIPGVSFRMNDGRPGASASIQIRNMGDPLYVIDGVQQDAGQFNNLSPNDIASITVLKDASAAIYGVRAANGVVVVTTKK
- a CDS encoding SusC/RagA family TonB-linked outer membrane protein, yielding MNAYVGWQNWSRFPESVNDSYQWMLGRAAAEINQFGSTDITAEELERYRIGEERGYQSFNWKDFIIKKNAPMQNINVSASGGSENINYYLSLTHLDQESVLGDEFTFMRDNIQSNVDANITDRLKVGVQINGRIEKKENPGIPGYDDYWLPRFAILRNRPFERPYANDNPEYLNDIGHNETNWGLHNFKTGGYYRDTWRVLQTNFTGEYDMPFIDGLKLKGMYSYYIADRFQNGHEYTYEAYTYNPDDDTYEVTGGSTNPFRERTAEKVFRKTYQGQLQYKKDFGDHAVDAVFIAERLENRFLRQYVHSVPSTNTLPLIYFSDMDQYDDSENEEARIGYIVKVSYNYKDKYYLDISGRRDASWKFAPNKRVGYFPSISGGWRITEETFFQNLMGNNSVLDNLKFRASYGELGDDNIDIGAFDYLTGYNYNQGVAILDGEAVIASRDKGQPITNLTWFKSRITDIGADFYLFNNKLSGSFDYFYRKRTGLRGRKYDILIPNELGYGLPDENVNSDAQYGIEGALSYSKKFGEVSLTVSGNASLSRSKFLESYKPRFDNSYQRYRASGEHRFNNIFWGLQAIGQFQSQEEIDNYPVDIDGQGNSTLLPGDIIYEDINGDGRIGWYDEKPIGYNSYNPMVNFGFSLNLAYKGFDFSADFSGASGYSWNQNWEQRWPYQNEGALNTIFLDRWHRADPLDINSEWIPGKYPAIRYNDGGHSNNRNSTFWLHNVTYLRARTLELGYALPESILDKINLKRARFYVNAYNLFSIDNLEEYGIDPEISDENGLQYPQNKFVNVGVNISI